A stretch of Aureispira sp. CCB-E DNA encodes these proteins:
- a CDS encoding N-acetylmuramoyl-L-alanine amidase produces the protein MSCIPIISNGHGGLIGNVYQTKGKRSPVWSDGAVLYEGEFNRAIKNRLLELLHFKGIPYYDLVPEQHDIHRSVRVARANRFHAQNKNTFLLDLHSNAGGGKGSEVFISSAASSSSLALAHWSQALFVQHFPESTFRGIKRRNFDLVHLTDMPAILLEHFFMDNEQECRTYLMTTKGRDRIAAYTLAIIEAYLKYHHS, from the coding sequence ATGTCTTGCATTCCAATTATCAGCAATGGGCATGGTGGTTTGATTGGCAACGTCTACCAAACAAAGGGCAAACGCTCTCCTGTTTGGTCTGACGGTGCGGTTCTTTATGAAGGAGAATTTAATCGAGCCATCAAAAACCGTTTGTTAGAACTGCTCCATTTTAAAGGCATTCCTTATTATGATTTGGTGCCAGAGCAGCACGACATTCATCGGAGTGTTCGAGTTGCTCGAGCAAATCGTTTTCATGCCCAAAACAAAAATACCTTTCTGCTCGACTTGCATTCCAATGCGGGAGGAGGCAAAGGATCGGAAGTTTTTATCTCCAGTGCTGCCAGTAGCTCCAGCTTGGCTTTAGCGCATTGGTCTCAAGCCTTGTTTGTCCAACATTTTCCAGAAAGTACGTTTCGAGGCATCAAACGCAGGAATTTTGATTTGGTACATTTGACCGACATGCCCGCCATTCTCCTGGAGCATTTTTTTATGGACAATGAACAAGAATGCAGAACCTATTTAATGACAACCAAAGGAAGAGATCGGATTGCCGCTTATACCTTGGCAATTATTGAAGCCTACCTTAAATACCATCATTCATGA